One Helianthus annuus cultivar XRQ/B chromosome 7, HanXRQr2.0-SUNRISE, whole genome shotgun sequence genomic region harbors:
- the LOC110868073 gene encoding probable lysophospholipase BODYGUARD 3, whose protein sequence is MRVIICSLSMIGNVINDVLSFVIFSILDVLDLVLCYVYKITDFLVESEWKPCYCSSPKEAITSSGKILVSEKGESKKIVCLTSTKLQLEEISDTLYTRPSLVSEVSKTTVKELKRRKIDNPTTVVTSINKSTVRSTFTVNNTIVEMLQEKIGAHKSHPVPRWSDCDCDTCNSWSNMCKDSLFVHTDGPKEKVGDDVLFIHGFISSSAFWTETVFPNFTESTRSKYRLFAVDLLGFGQSPKPHDSLYTIKEHLDMIEKSVLEAHKVKSFHIVAHSLGCILALALAVKYPNSVKSLTLIAPPYFPTPKGEHATQYMMRKVAPRRVWPLIAFGASLACWYEHVSRTLCLLICKNHRTWEFLTKLITRNRIKTYLIKGFCCHTHNAAWHTLHNIICGTAGKIEGYLDTVQNQLTCSVNIFHGQYDELIPVECSSHVKTKVPRANIKVMEKKDHITIVVGRQEAFARELEEIWKTTNLNR, encoded by the exons ATGAGGGTGATCATCTGTAGTTTATCGATGATCGGAAATGTAATAAACGATGTTTTGAGTTTCGTTATATTCTCCATTCTGGACGTACTCGATTTAGTCCTATGTTACGTTTACAAAATCACCGACTTCCTAGTCGAATCCGAATGGAAGCCATGTTACTGTTCCTCACCAAAAGAAGCCATTACTAGTAGCGGTAAAATCTTGGTGTCCGAAAAAGGCGAGTCGAAAAAGATCGTTTGCCTTACGTCAACCAAGTTACAACTTGAAGAGATCTCGGACACGCTCTACACGCGGCCCTCTTTAGTGTCCGAGGTGTCGAAAACCACCGTTAAAGAGCTCAAACGTCGAAAAATCGATAACCCAACCACGGTGGTCACCTCAATAAACAAATCCACCGTTAGATCCACTTTCACGGTGAACAATACCATTGTGGAAATGCTCCAAGAGAAAATCGGTGCACACAAGTCACACCCGGTTCCTCGGTGGTCCGATTGCGATTGCGACACTTGTAACTCGTGGTCGAACATGTGTAAAGATAGTCTTTTCGTCCACACTGATGGACCTAAAG AAAAAGTTGGGGACGATGTTTTGTTTATTCACGGGTTTATATCGTCATCGGCATTCTGGACGGAGACAGTGTTCCCAAACTTCACCGAATCGACTAGATCCAAATATCGGTTGTTTGCGGTGGATCTGCTGGGGTTCGGACAAAGTCCGAAGCCCCACGACTCGCTCTACACGATCAAAGAGCATTTAGACATGATTGAGAAATCGGTACTTGAAGCGCACAAGGTTAAATCTTTTCACATAGTGGCTCATTCCCTTGGTTGCATTCTAGCGCTAGCCCTTGCGGTGAAATACCCGAACTCCGTCAAGTCGCTCACCCTGATCGCACCG CCATATTTTCCGACACCGAAAGGGGAACACGCGACGCAGTATATGATGAGGAAGGTGGCGCCGAGGCGGGTGTGGCCGTTGATAGCGTTCGGAGCATCGTTAGCTTGTTGGTATGAACATGTTAGCCGAACACTATGTTTGCTTATCTGCAAGAACCACCGAACATGGGAATTTCTCACCAAACTCATCACCAGAAATAG GATCAAGACTTATTTGATAAAAGGCTTTTGTTGTCATACACATAACGCTGCATGGCATACCCTCCACAACATCATATGTGGGACTGCTGGCAAGATCGAAGGGTATTTGGATACGGTTCAAAACCAGTTAACGTGTAGCGTTAATATTTTTCATGGTCAATATGACGAGCTCATCCCAGTCGAATGTAGCAGCCATGTGAAGACGAAAGTCCCTCGGGCAAACATTAAAGTTATGGAAAAGAAAGATCATATCACCATCGTTGTCGGACGTCAAGAAGCTTTTGCTAGAGAACTTGAAGAGATTTGGAAGACTACAAATTTAAACCGGTAA